In one window of Dokdonia sp. PRO95 DNA:
- a CDS encoding AAA family ATPase, which produces MSLEKLKRDLISCGKEFFIDNYTEIKEFSQGNIERDKLDSLITAKAQWTNITTLGNRISAVKMFFENNQVIDALKITIESRAKANVTEKAKDYFKQETGRSYNETKDKILSESNSGLLKEILDTIETEYIKELCDIEEFRYQKGSDKLIEFENYAGLTREEITLLLNQFNDSGLTFTNFVESLDKESDKYQLLTLLGEVVSYCDLHAANKKFYNQYDDNRTLGKAGVRMNDWLDKLLSYKIEDNDLSKLTPSIKNALLYLKDPENGLTMLSENHREKFSIKLLHKTYEPENIIHDLISFFEPYDIEVSNEKNRTTVYCSILYSENVKQLWLNDDDIEVEENPDTKNTNDMKTPLNQIFYGPPGTGKTYNISSEAEKIINSENNSSANTREEKFHRICESVRNISGLEIKANSLYRNERAILWMYGYLLEPPHNATNSIINNEAIANGMDPSPSSWAQYSQYLTQFGFVDDWRKSTEVNLNERGIELKNDLVEFLNENNLTFEDLKNWNQDAPDIVRESYFSAISEIEKDNFTNQMKVIYCVLNLALNNFLRSETEYKKKEASDREEASAYIDIEDDNADIKWIGQIGRSLRGLGIVDNYILDSTGKNTYHLSENGLELVDKIIENWENNYPELFGDFISYENAVEHGRVKFITFHQSYSYEEFIEGIRPKMDSDELTYSLEKGVFKEISDNAKNYPNHNYVIIIDEINRGNISKIFGELITLIEPSKRLFSGNEKEHPKEVTLPYSKKLFGVPKNLYILGTMNTADKSISLLDSALRRRFSFTEMLPNSTVVKDNISIEGIEVEKLFETINSRIEFLIDKDHTIGHSYFLKIKENQTIEALSLIFKNEIIPLLTEYFYGDFEKIQLVLGENKDWKSKSDNKFFNKKTSQQKSLFGKDEAVEGYDEKIIFELNDDLLGLKEDGTIKGKSEDLIKLFKSVYTKKSN; this is translated from the coding sequence ATTAAAGAATTTTCCCAAGGAAATATTGAGAGAGACAAACTCGACTCATTAATAACGGCTAAGGCACAATGGACTAACATAACTACACTTGGTAACCGAATAAGTGCGGTTAAGATGTTTTTTGAAAACAATCAAGTTATAGATGCACTGAAGATCACGATAGAATCGAGAGCTAAAGCAAATGTAACCGAAAAAGCTAAAGATTACTTTAAGCAAGAAACAGGAAGATCATATAATGAGACTAAAGATAAAATTTTGTCAGAATCAAATTCAGGCTTATTAAAAGAAATCCTTGATACCATTGAAACAGAATATATCAAAGAGCTATGTGACATTGAGGAATTCAGGTATCAAAAAGGATCAGATAAATTAATTGAGTTTGAAAACTATGCTGGTTTAACTAGGGAAGAAATTACCCTTCTATTAAATCAATTTAATGATTCTGGTTTAACCTTCACAAATTTTGTTGAATCTTTAGATAAAGAAAGTGACAAGTATCAGCTACTTACATTGTTGGGAGAAGTTGTTAGTTATTGCGACCTCCATGCCGCTAATAAGAAATTTTACAATCAATATGATGACAACAGAACGCTAGGTAAAGCTGGTGTTCGAATGAATGATTGGCTTGATAAACTTCTTAGTTATAAAATTGAAGACAATGACTTGTCGAAACTCACACCCAGCATTAAAAATGCGCTTCTTTACCTAAAAGATCCGGAAAATGGGTTAACAATGTTGAGTGAGAATCATAGAGAAAAGTTTTCAATAAAGCTACTACATAAAACGTACGAGCCCGAAAACATAATTCATGATTTAATCTCATTTTTTGAACCTTATGATATTGAAGTTTCGAACGAGAAAAATCGTACCACAGTTTATTGTAGTATACTTTATTCAGAAAATGTAAAACAACTTTGGCTTAATGATGATGATATTGAAGTAGAAGAAAATCCTGATACTAAAAATACAAATGATATGAAAACACCTTTAAATCAAATTTTTTATGGACCTCCAGGTACTGGAAAAACTTATAATATTTCTTCGGAAGCAGAGAAAATTATTAACTCAGAGAATAATTCTTCAGCAAATACCAGAGAAGAAAAGTTTCATCGAATTTGTGAATCTGTTAGAAATATCAGCGGTTTAGAAATAAAAGCAAATTCCTTATATCGAAATGAACGAGCTATATTATGGATGTATGGTTACTTATTAGAACCACCACATAATGCAACCAATTCGATTATAAATAATGAGGCAATTGCTAACGGTATGGATCCATCTCCATCCTCATGGGCACAATATTCACAATATCTTACACAATTTGGTTTTGTAGACGATTGGAGAAAGTCTACTGAAGTCAATCTAAATGAAAGAGGTATTGAATTAAAAAATGATTTAGTTGAATTCTTAAATGAAAACAATCTAACATTTGAAGATTTGAAAAACTGGAATCAAGATGCTCCAGACATTGTTAGAGAATCCTACTTCAGTGCTATTAGTGAAATTGAAAAGGACAATTTTACTAATCAAATGAAAGTTATTTATTGCGTTCTCAATTTAGCGTTAAACAATTTTCTTAGATCTGAAACAGAGTATAAAAAGAAAGAGGCATCAGATAGAGAAGAAGCTTCTGCATATATTGATATTGAAGATGATAATGCTGATATCAAATGGATTGGTCAAATTGGAAGATCTCTGAGAGGTTTAGGTATAGTAGATAATTATATTCTAGATAGTACAGGGAAGAACACATATCATCTTAGTGAAAATGGCCTTGAATTAGTTGACAAAATTATTGAAAACTGGGAAAATAATTACCCTGAATTATTTGGCGATTTTATCAGTTATGAAAATGCAGTTGAACATGGGCGAGTAAAATTTATAACATTCCATCAATCGTACTCATATGAAGAATTTATAGAGGGGATCAGACCAAAAATGGATTCAGATGAACTAACTTATTCTTTAGAAAAAGGTGTCTTTAAAGAGATTTCTGATAATGCTAAAAACTATCCAAATCATAATTATGTAATAATAATTGATGAAATTAACAGAGGTAATATTTCTAAAATTTTCGGAGAACTAATTACACTTATTGAACCTTCAAAAAGGCTATTTTCAGGCAATGAAAAAGAACACCCAAAAGAGGTTACTCTTCCATACAGTAAAAAGCTATTTGGTGTACCTAAAAACCTTTACATTTTAGGTACAATGAATACTGCTGATAAATCTATTTCTTTACTAGATTCAGCTTTAAGGAGAAGGTTTTCATTTACAGAGATGTTACCAAATTCAACAGTCGTAAAAGACAATATATCAATAGAAGGTATTGAGGTTGAAAAACTTTTTGAGACAATCAATTCTAGAATTGAATTCTTAATTGACAAAGACCATACGATTGGTCATTCATATTTTCTTAAAATAAAAGAAAATCAAACTATTGAGGCTCTATCGTTAATATTTAAAAATGAAATCATCCCATTATTGACTGAGTATTTCTATGGTGATTTTGAAAAAATTCAACTGGTTCTTGGTGAGAATAAAGATTGGAAATCTAAAAGTGACAATAAATTCTTTAATAAAAAAACCTCCCAGCAAAAAAGCTTATTCGGTAAAGATGAAGCTGTAGAGGGTTATGACGAAAAAATAATTTTTGAATTAAATGATGATTTATTAGGACTAAAAGAAGATGGAACTATTAAAGGTAAATCAGAAGACCTAATAAAGCTTTTCAAATCTGTTTATACTAAGAAATCGAATTAG
- a CDS encoding McrC family protein, producing the protein MRKNYEISEYGVIRSKEDYDIESSFKSLKELYLPKELFNDLFEFIMQNQEEKKEGERMFSIYSKGKKRQIKTKNYVGVIETSKGLTLEILPKIFFDYSDEDYNTELIDTKKVFLKMLSKLKNSPFLNISSAHLKTSSSFPLLEVFIENYIKEIKKIIRGGLKSQYVDQQENLNFLKGKIVNSINIKHNHSNKAKFYCAFDEFSNNMVYNQLIKSTLLKLNRISKSHYNRTSILQLLHHFDPIKESMDLISDFRKVSGSNRLFLNYKQAISWSEVFLMNKSFTNFSGNSKNMAILFPMERIFEDYVGYLMKTYAEGHEIKTQDRSYYLVSSHINKNKFRLNPDIVATNEKYNEQIIFDTKWKLLDESKEKKNYNISQSDMYQLYAYGKKYDLKNGFATEPKLVLLYPSNPNFQKPLDDFIYEGELILSVLPFNLKSSLSKENEQKELKKIFTSINKLPNYKLEEIQLHMAAETTNK; encoded by the coding sequence GTGAGAAAAAATTACGAAATATCGGAATATGGTGTTATTAGATCTAAAGAAGATTATGACATAGAATCATCTTTTAAATCTTTAAAAGAGCTTTACCTACCAAAAGAACTTTTCAATGACCTCTTTGAGTTTATTATGCAAAATCAAGAGGAAAAGAAAGAGGGAGAACGTATGTTCTCAATCTATTCTAAAGGAAAAAAACGTCAAATTAAAACAAAAAACTATGTTGGCGTAATTGAAACTTCAAAGGGTCTTACTTTGGAAATTTTACCTAAAATATTTTTCGATTATTCAGATGAGGATTACAATACTGAATTGATTGACACCAAAAAGGTATTTCTAAAGATGTTAAGTAAATTAAAGAATTCACCATTTCTAAATATCAGTTCAGCACATCTCAAAACATCATCTAGTTTTCCTTTATTAGAAGTATTTATTGAGAATTACATAAAGGAGATAAAAAAGATAATAAGAGGCGGTCTTAAATCTCAATATGTTGATCAGCAGGAAAATTTAAACTTCCTGAAAGGTAAGATTGTAAATTCAATAAACATAAAACATAATCATTCAAATAAAGCGAAGTTTTATTGTGCATTTGACGAGTTTTCTAATAATATGGTTTATAACCAATTGATTAAATCAACGTTATTAAAACTGAATAGAATTTCAAAATCACATTACAACAGGACAAGTATCCTTCAATTATTGCATCATTTTGATCCAATAAAAGAATCAATGGACTTGATATCGGATTTCAGAAAAGTCAGTGGTAGCAATCGCCTATTTTTAAATTACAAGCAAGCTATCTCATGGTCTGAAGTTTTTTTAATGAACAAATCGTTTACAAACTTTAGCGGTAACTCTAAGAATATGGCTATTCTATTTCCTATGGAAAGAATTTTTGAAGATTATGTTGGCTACTTAATGAAAACATATGCCGAAGGCCATGAAATAAAAACTCAAGATAGGTCATATTATTTGGTTTCAAGTCACATAAACAAAAATAAGTTTAGGTTAAACCCTGATATTGTTGCAACTAATGAGAAATATAATGAACAGATAATATTTGATACTAAATGGAAATTGTTGGATGAATCAAAGGAGAAAAAAAACTATAATATTTCTCAATCAGATATGTACCAGCTATATGCCTACGGGAAAAAATATGATTTAAAAAACGGATTTGCAACAGAACCTAAACTTGTATTACTCTACCCTTCCAATCCGAATTTTCAAAAACCACTTGACGATTTTATTTATGAAGGGGAACTTATCTTAAGTGTGCTCCCTTTTAATTTAAAGAGTTCTCTTTCTAAAGAAAACGAACAAAAAGAACTGAAGAAAATTTTTACTTCAATTAATAAATTACCTAATTATAAATTGGAGGAGATACAACTTCACATGGCCGCAGAAACAACCAATAAATAA
- a CDS encoding MFS transporter: protein MDAKPQKHSVTYIVLLILAGEAVFILPFVLARVFRATVLDVFEINNTELGFCFSIYGLVALVSYLFGGPLADRFPPRKLMGVALVLTALGGLVYANSPSLVTLQVLYGFWGFTTIFLFWAAMIKATRVWGGEKSQGKAFGFLDGGRGLVGALFGALGVLIFSLFAPENGSELSPEQQAEAFTSVIYYSSAIVAIIGVLVFFFLKSDVAAEEINREKITVNTIKQVMLLPSVSLLMVIILCAYVGYKITDIFSLYANVVMGYNEVGAAKTGTFLLFIRPVVGVVIGFLADRSRASVYLMIGFVLSVLGAILFASGVLHEGTTILFFLSIIITAVGVYAARVLYFAVMKEGNIPLYLTGTAVGIISFIGYTPDIFAGPMIGYFLDGMPGRAGHEAVFWLLAAFSAVGLGASFLFYRFSLRNDKASSLRK, encoded by the coding sequence ATGGACGCCAAACCGCAAAAACATTCTGTTACTTATATTGTATTACTCATACTAGCGGGAGAGGCGGTTTTTATATTACCATTTGTATTGGCTAGGGTTTTTAGAGCGACGGTGCTTGATGTATTTGAGATAAACAACACAGAGCTTGGTTTTTGCTTTTCTATTTATGGTCTGGTAGCGCTAGTGTCTTATCTTTTTGGCGGTCCGCTGGCAGATAGGTTTCCTCCTCGTAAGTTAATGGGTGTGGCACTTGTACTCACCGCCTTGGGCGGACTGGTATATGCAAATAGTCCCTCGCTTGTCACTTTGCAAGTGCTGTATGGCTTTTGGGGTTTTACGACGATTTTCTTGTTTTGGGCAGCGATGATTAAAGCTACGCGTGTTTGGGGTGGTGAAAAAAGCCAAGGGAAAGCCTTCGGCTTTCTAGATGGCGGTCGCGGCCTTGTAGGTGCGCTTTTTGGAGCGTTGGGTGTGCTTATTTTTTCGCTGTTTGCTCCAGAAAATGGAAGCGAACTATCACCAGAACAGCAAGCGGAGGCGTTTACTTCTGTAATCTATTACTCTTCTGCTATTGTAGCAATTATTGGAGTTCTCGTATTCTTCTTTCTCAAAAGTGATGTAGCAGCTGAGGAAATCAATCGAGAAAAAATAACCGTAAACACCATAAAACAAGTAATGCTATTACCCTCTGTAAGCTTGCTTATGGTCATTATACTTTGTGCATATGTGGGCTACAAAATCACAGATATCTTCTCGCTATACGCAAATGTAGTAATGGGATACAATGAGGTAGGCGCTGCCAAAACGGGAACTTTCTTACTCTTTATTCGTCCCGTAGTAGGCGTGGTAATTGGTTTTCTAGCAGATAGATCTAGAGCGTCTGTATACTTGATGATAGGTTTTGTGCTGTCTGTTCTTGGCGCCATACTATTTGCTTCGGGAGTGCTTCATGAAGGAACTACTATCCTATTTTTTCTCTCTATCATTATCACAGCCGTAGGTGTGTATGCTGCGCGTGTGCTGTATTTTGCCGTGATGAAGGAAGGAAATATTCCGTTGTATCTCACAGGTACTGCTGTAGGCATTATTTCATTTATAGGCTACACACCAGATATTTTTGCAGGACCTATGATTGGCTACTTTTTAGACGGGATGCCTGGTCGTGCGGGTCACGAGGCTGTGTTTTGGTTACTCGCTGCGTTTTCGGCAGTTGGCTTAGGTGCTTCGTTTTTGTTTTATCGATTTTCGCTACGTAATGATAAAGCCTCGTCTTTAAGGAAATAA
- a CDS encoding serine hydrolase domain-containing protein, with the protein MKFRYFYIALCALLTSCGTSQKAVDYDANPAINLQRILDEETGEKLAHSTGLSLTVISPKLDIDFTGAAGFDSLEKDRKLDAAQPFRIASLTKVFVAIAIMRLRENGQLALDDAITQYISQEHIEILRKGGYHPDAITIRQCLIHSSGLYDYAEGGPEYIEVASKTPSRRWTRTEQIQFAMDYGKPHAAAGIEQHYSDTGYILLGEIIEKLTNTGLAEGLRSLLKLDKIGMNATWLETLEPSPEGLLPSVKRYVGPLDASEWDASVDLYGGGGLVSTTRDLAMFLQALFDGKIYEHEDSLAVMLLQKDYDAAGKQLPIQRLGFRSIQGKKNDIVAYTHSGFWGTLFIHFPEYQCSIAINDTNDADSEALQRVINYMLWLGKQS; encoded by the coding sequence ATGAAATTCAGATACTTTTATATTGCTCTTTGTGCTTTACTTACAAGCTGCGGAACTTCTCAAAAAGCTGTTGATTATGATGCAAATCCAGCTATTAATCTTCAGCGTATTTTAGATGAAGAGACAGGAGAGAAGTTGGCTCACTCTACGGGTTTATCACTCACCGTAATTTCGCCTAAGCTTGATATTGACTTTACAGGTGCAGCGGGCTTTGATAGTTTAGAAAAGGATAGAAAACTTGATGCGGCACAACCTTTTAGGATTGCAAGTCTTACAAAAGTCTTTGTAGCGATTGCTATTATGCGCTTGCGCGAAAATGGCCAACTAGCATTAGACGATGCTATCACACAATACATTAGTCAAGAGCATATTGAGATACTAAGAAAAGGCGGTTATCATCCAGATGCAATTACGATACGTCAATGTTTAATTCACTCTAGTGGCCTTTATGATTATGCCGAAGGTGGTCCAGAATATATTGAGGTAGCTTCAAAAACACCCTCAAGACGATGGACGAGAACAGAACAAATCCAGTTTGCGATGGATTATGGCAAGCCACATGCAGCAGCAGGAATAGAGCAGCATTATAGCGATACGGGATATATATTACTAGGTGAGATTATAGAAAAACTCACTAATACAGGACTAGCCGAAGGCTTACGAAGTCTTTTAAAGTTGGATAAAATTGGGATGAACGCCACCTGGCTTGAAACCTTAGAACCTAGCCCAGAAGGATTATTACCGTCTGTAAAAAGGTACGTGGGACCGCTTGATGCGTCAGAGTGGGATGCCTCTGTAGATTTATATGGTGGTGGCGGTCTGGTTTCTACCACAAGAGATTTAGCGATGTTTCTACAAGCGCTTTTTGACGGTAAGATTTATGAGCATGAAGATAGTCTTGCCGTAATGCTTCTACAAAAGGATTATGATGCTGCGGGAAAGCAATTACCTATACAGCGACTAGGTTTTAGGAGTATACAAGGAAAGAAAAACGATATCGTAGCCTATACTCATTCTGGTTTTTGGGGTACACTTTTTATTCATTTCCCGGAGTATCAGTGTAGCATCGCAATTAACGACACTAACGATGCAGATAGTGAAGCTTTGCAACGTGTAATTAATTATATGCTCTGGTTAGGTAAGCAGTCATAA
- a CDS encoding helix-turn-helix domain-containing protein — translation MVILAPSIPEIQKHIDHYWILNDAGILSLGSPFMYAYPGITPDMIIVLEGHYTMTYMGKIYHSDASRLFSFIHDQVYLDLSALKRCIIVKFKSRGLSSLRPFLRADAQTIMRDSVACLDDVFGVAINNFISYLDTLQAPQVVTALDEWFLEQYNKQAEGFVVEMAQEISSTFDMKTIMDATGYSYSTMERHFKKDTGLTPKRFQSLQRYKLALRELYITRNSDWQHYVVKYGYYDQSHFIKDIKRYTYLTPGQLLKTAAFIKVRPM, via the coding sequence ATGGTGATTCTAGCACCATCCATCCCAGAAATTCAAAAACATATTGATCATTATTGGATACTCAATGATGCAGGAATATTATCACTCGGAAGTCCGTTTATGTATGCCTATCCTGGCATTACTCCAGATATGATTATTGTATTAGAAGGGCATTACACGATGACTTACATGGGAAAAATTTATCATTCTGATGCGAGTAGGCTTTTTAGCTTTATCCACGATCAGGTTTATCTTGATTTATCTGCTCTTAAGCGGTGTATAATTGTGAAGTTTAAGTCACGTGGTCTCTCATCCTTACGTCCATTTTTACGAGCAGATGCGCAAACAATTATGCGTGACTCTGTGGCGTGTCTAGATGATGTTTTTGGCGTTGCAATTAATAACTTCATTAGCTATTTAGACACACTTCAAGCACCCCAAGTCGTTACTGCGCTAGATGAGTGGTTCCTCGAGCAGTATAATAAACAAGCAGAAGGTTTTGTGGTAGAAATGGCACAAGAAATAAGCAGCACTTTTGATATGAAAACCATCATGGATGCTACGGGATATTCATATAGCACTATGGAGCGTCATTTTAAAAAAGACACAGGGCTTACTCCTAAGCGGTTCCAGTCGTTGCAACGTTATAAACTTGCTTTACGAGAGTTATACATCACTCGTAATAGCGACTGGCAGCATTATGTAGTCAAATATGGGTATTATGATCAGTCGCATTTTATTAAAGATATTAAGCGCTATACCTACCTCACACCAGGGCAATTGTTAAAAACCGCTGCCTTTATAAAAGTGCGACCTATGTAA
- a CDS encoding tRNA-dihydrouridine synthase family protein: MSFTLLSSPLQGFTDFRFRNAQQQFFGGIDTYYAPYIRLNGKMKIKGSYQRDLDPAVNTTLEVIPQVMTASADEFMFVIKYIESLGYTELNWNLGCPYPMVTKSGMGSGLICNTEKIDHILDRAHSESNVTISMKMRLGYESPNEILESFKVLDKYPLKNVAIHARLGKQLYKGGVDLEGFQKCIDVAKHTLYYNGDITSVEQFRKMRERFPSIKHFMIGRGLIADPFLPSMIKADTTEYPAKRWETFRAFHDTIYEQYDAALSGPTPIKMKMLGFWEFFSQSTHNPHKVYKAIKKAGNPVKYRQAVGEIIAAQRKAQ, translated from the coding sequence ATGTCCTTTACTCTTCTTTCCTCGCCTTTACAAGGCTTTACAGACTTTAGATTCCGTAATGCGCAACAGCAATTTTTTGGTGGCATAGACACTTACTATGCGCCATACATACGTCTCAATGGGAAGATGAAGATAAAGGGATCTTATCAACGCGACCTTGATCCTGCAGTAAACACGACACTTGAGGTAATCCCACAGGTGATGACGGCAAGTGCAGATGAGTTTATGTTTGTGATTAAATATATTGAGTCACTGGGCTACACAGAGCTCAACTGGAATTTAGGTTGCCCCTACCCGATGGTTACAAAAAGCGGAATGGGTTCTGGACTTATCTGTAACACAGAAAAAATAGATCATATTCTTGATCGTGCACATAGCGAGTCTAATGTGACCATCTCTATGAAAATGCGCCTAGGTTATGAGAGTCCAAATGAGATTTTAGAATCTTTTAAAGTACTCGATAAATATCCGCTTAAAAATGTGGCTATTCATGCTAGGCTTGGTAAACAGCTCTATAAAGGCGGTGTTGATCTAGAAGGGTTTCAGAAATGTATAGACGTGGCAAAACATACGTTGTACTACAACGGTGATATCACAAGTGTTGAGCAGTTTAGAAAAATGCGCGAGCGCTTTCCTTCTATCAAGCATTTTATGATAGGTAGAGGTCTCATTGCAGATCCGTTTTTACCAAGTATGATTAAAGCAGATACGACAGAGTATCCTGCTAAGCGCTGGGAAACTTTTAGAGCTTTTCACGATACGATTTACGAGCAGTATGATGCGGCATTATCTGGTCCTACGCCTATCAAGATGAAAATGCTAGGTTTCTGGGAGTTTTTCTCTCAGTCTACTCACAATCCGCATAAGGTGTATAAGGCTATCAAAAAAGCAGGAAATCCCGTAAAATATAGGCAAGCCGTTGGCGAGATTATCGCTGCGCAGCGTAAAGCACAATAA
- a CDS encoding glycosidase — protein sequence MKSKIPNGVMLNAYPDSIGKKLHDTVTLLQRPELKDVFSLFYVLPTFFNSDLDRGFSIIDYNINSDLVSQEDLDALKKLDVMLKFDIVLNHLSVGSPQFKDMLENGDNSIYKDFFIDWNTFWEGKADAYNNGVAVPKKEYLDKLFMRKPGLPVLKVMFPDGTERPYWNTFYQQITYHEITIEDLKTLSELSTEDKKDTVALINNAIAGGYDISEVRFRESVTPHIPELLKIIEQQRSYLGQMDVNGNSEMVWDFYDETLKKVADFGCKILRLDAFAYLHKEVGQTNFFNKPGTWTYLERINQIAQKYDLTLLPEIHSEYGLGLHDEVASEGYQIYDFFFPGLVIHTIETGSASALLSWAKEVIAKGYKTVNMLGCHDGIPVLDLKGITDAQGNNHPGLLKDTEIEHIIETILSRGGRVKNIYDPEGNKISYYQVNATFYSALGEDDRKLLLARALQIFMPGIPQVWYLDLFAGKNDYEAADAAGTGGHKEINRTTLTQEDIERGLEKPVVLKQLELLRLRNTAAAFSGTMTIEIEDTSQLEISWKQDDDTATLKANLTDYSFTITHVSNGVETVIANN from the coding sequence ATGAAGTCTAAGATTCCCAATGGTGTAATGCTTAATGCTTATCCAGATAGCATAGGTAAAAAGCTACACGATACTGTTACCTTATTGCAGCGTCCAGAACTTAAGGATGTCTTCTCCTTGTTTTATGTACTACCTACTTTTTTTAACAGTGATCTAGACCGCGGTTTCTCCATTATAGACTATAATATAAATTCAGATTTGGTTAGTCAAGAGGATCTTGATGCGCTTAAAAAGCTAGATGTCATGCTTAAGTTTGACATTGTGCTTAACCATCTTTCTGTAGGCTCACCACAGTTTAAAGACATGCTAGAAAACGGTGACAACTCTATTTATAAAGACTTTTTTATTGACTGGAATACCTTTTGGGAAGGTAAAGCAGATGCCTACAACAATGGTGTAGCTGTTCCCAAAAAAGAGTACCTAGATAAGTTATTCATGCGCAAGCCTGGCTTACCAGTGCTCAAAGTGATGTTTCCAGATGGTACAGAACGCCCGTACTGGAACACATTTTATCAGCAAATTACGTATCATGAAATAACCATTGAGGATTTAAAAACTTTAAGCGAACTATCAACCGAGGATAAAAAGGATACGGTGGCACTTATAAATAATGCCATTGCTGGTGGGTATGATATTTCTGAAGTACGCTTTCGCGAAAGCGTAACACCTCACATCCCTGAGCTTTTAAAGATCATTGAGCAACAACGCTCTTATCTTGGGCAAATGGATGTAAATGGAAATTCTGAAATGGTTTGGGATTTTTATGATGAAACACTTAAAAAAGTAGCCGATTTTGGATGTAAAATATTACGCCTTGATGCCTTTGCTTACTTACATAAGGAAGTGGGACAAACCAACTTTTTCAATAAACCTGGAACCTGGACGTACCTAGAGCGTATCAACCAGATTGCTCAAAAATATGATCTTACCTTACTTCCTGAGATTCACTCAGAATACGGTTTAGGCCTACACGACGAAGTTGCTTCTGAAGGATATCAAATCTATGATTTCTTTTTCCCTGGACTTGTTATTCACACCATTGAAACTGGAAGCGCTAGCGCTCTTTTGTCATGGGCAAAAGAAGTGATTGCCAAAGGTTATAAAACCGTAAACATGCTAGGTTGTCACGACGGGATACCCGTACTCGACCTGAAAGGAATCACAGATGCACAAGGAAATAACCATCCAGGACTCCTAAAAGACACTGAAATTGAACATATCATTGAAACGATTTTAAGTCGTGGTGGACGTGTCAAGAATATCTATGATCCCGAAGGAAACAAAATCTCCTACTACCAAGTAAATGCTACGTTTTACAGCGCCCTGGGCGAAGATGATCGCAAGCTCTTGCTTGCTCGTGCATTACAAATATTTATGCCTGGAATCCCCCAGGTTTGGTACTTAGACCTTTTTGCAGGAAAGAATGATTATGAGGCGGCAGACGCTGCTGGAACCGGAGGTCATAAAGAAATTAACCGCACTACATTAACACAGGAAGATATTGAGCGCGGACTTGAAAAACCTGTGGTCTTAAAACAACTAGAATTACTGCGTTTACGTAACACCGCTGCTGCTTTTTCTGGAACAATGACCATAGAAATTGAAGATACTAGTCAGCTGGAAATTAGTTGGAAACAGGACGATGATACAGCCACCTTAAAAGCAAATCTCACTGACTACTCTTTTACGATTACTCATGTTTCTAATGGTGTAGAAACAGTCATTGCTAATAACTAG